A genome region from Arachis duranensis cultivar V14167 chromosome 6, aradu.V14167.gnm2.J7QH, whole genome shotgun sequence includes the following:
- the LOC107493980 gene encoding uncharacterized protein LOC107493980: MKSPTCLKEVQQLNGRLSALSRFLAGSALRSLPLFSLLRKRCQFEWTSECEEAFQEFKKFLSQPLILTQPVDGEELVLYLSVADRAIASALIREDEVGQYLMYFTSKVLQGPELKYQKLEKFAYSLVVASRRLRPYFQAHTIKVRTNQPMKQVLQKMDIAGRMVQWVIELFEFDLKYEARMAIKAQYLTDFLAEYAGDQEEKSTTWELYVDGSSNKVGSGAGIILVSEGGTQIEVSLKFEFPASNNQAEYEALIAGLKLAEEVGATKVMIFSDSQVVTSQINGEYQAKDPNMKKYLDKTLEHLRRFEETEVKHITQDLNSRADALSKLASTKPGENNRSLIQETLPELSVAKKEAIQNIFEVTGLDLGWMKPLIEYLKFDILSKEEKEAKKIRREAQNYIKGGYQQHY, from the coding sequence atgaaaagtccgacttgtcTAAAGGAGGTCCAACAATTAAATGGAAGGCTTTCCGCCCTTTCCAGATTCCTGGCGGGATCGGCACTAAGATCCCTTCCACTATTCTCCCTACTAAGAAAAAGATGCCAGTTTGAATGGACTTCGGAATGCGAAGAAGCTTTCCAGGAGTTCAAAAAGTTCTTGAGCCAGCCTTTAATCCTAACCCAACCCGTGGACGGGGAAGAGCTTGTCCTATACCTGTCAGTAGCAGATAGAGCTATAGCATCAGCTCTAATAAGGGAAGATGAGGTCGGGCAGTATCTTATGTACTTCACCAGCAAAGTTCTACAAGGCCCAGAACTAAAGTATCAAAAACTTGAAAAGTTTGCATACTCCTTAGTAGTAGCCTCACGCCGATTACGGCCGTATTTCCAAGCGCACACAATAAAAGTCCGAACGAACCAGCCCATGAAGCAGGTCCTCCAGAAGATGGACATTGCGggcagaatggttcaatgggtaATAGAACTCTTCGAGTTCGACTTGAAATACGAAGCCCGAATGGCAATAAAAGCTCAATACCTCACTGACTTCCTAGCGGAATACGCGGGAGATCAAGAGGAGAAATCCACTACATGGGAGTTATATGTAGATGGGTCCTCCAATAAAGTTGGAAGCGgggcaggcataatattggtcaGCGAAGGGGGAACGCAAATTGAAGTTTCCCTCAAGTTCGAGTTCCCAGCTTCcaacaatcaggcagaatatgaagccttgattgcagGGTTAAagctggcagaagaagtcggtgcaaCCAAAGTAATGATATTCAGCGACTCtcaggtggtgacctcccaaataaatGGGGAGTATCAGGCCAAGGATCCCaacatgaaaaagtacttggacaaaaccttGGAGCACCTTAGGCGCTTTGAGGAGACCGAGGTAAAGCATATAACTCAGGACCTCAACAGCAGGGCAGATGCCCTCTCCAAgctagcaagtaccaaaccaggagaGAACAACAGAAGTctgatccaagaaactctccctGAACTCTCTGTGGCAAAAAAAGAGGCTATTCAAAACATCTTTGAAGTCACCGGGTTAGACCTCGGGTGGATGAAGCCCTTAATCGAATACCTGAAATTCGACATACTctccaaagaagaaaaagaggccaAGAAAATTCGGAGGGAAGCACAAAACTATATAAAAGGGGGATATCAACAGCACTACTAA